ATATTTTTGTGCGCTCCTGTGAAGTCGGATCTTTTTCGGCGGTTGCTCGCGAAGTGGGCCGGGCTCAGTCTTCTGTAAGCAGCTTGATTCAAAATCTTGAACTTGACCTGGGGCTGACTCTCTTTAACCGCGAAGGGAAATATCCCCAACCCACCGACGCCGCTTTGGCATTACTGCCATTAGCACGTCAATCGTTGGGGCAGTTGCAGCGCTTCCAACAGGCGGCAAATTCCTTCCAGCGGGGAGAAGAGCCCCAGCTCAATATATTATTTGAAGAGCTGGTAATGCCGGATCGACTCAACGATATGCTGGTAACTTTCAGCGAGCGCTTCCCGCATACTGAGCTTCAGCTCGGCAGTGTTACTGGGGAGGAAGCGGTCCAGCAGGTGACACAGGGTGAAGCCGATTTTGCCTTTGTCACCTCAAGGGATTCCTATCCCAGCTCGCTGGATACCAGTAACCTGGGACAACAGCGGGTACTTAGCCTGGCCTGTCCGGAACATCCCCTGGCCCAGAAAAAACAATCCTCATTGAATGAAGCGGCCCAGCACCGACAGATCACCACAGCACCAGAATCCCAAAGGTACCGTTGGCAGCTCTCTGCACAGACTTGGCGAAGTGATTCTCTGCTACAGGCCCTGGATCTGGCATGTAAGGGGGTTGGGTGGGTCAATGCGCCCTACGAACTGGCCCGCCCCTTTTTAAAAAGCGGCAGGTTGGTTGAGCTCAACTTAACCGGTTCTCTCAATACCTGGAGCCTCGGTGTGGATCTGCTCTGGTCCAAGCAGACGCCACAAGGCTTAGCTGCGCAATGGTTTGCCCGGGAGTCCCGGCGACTCTACGGTAACTTTTACAGCCCACCTATCGAAATATCCGATAGAAACTAATTTTTACCTATCAGGCTTTTACATAAGACTTGGCGTTGTAGGCCGATGGTCTGTGACTCAATCCGACTTGATTAGGAGCCAAACTATGTCCAAACAGCAATATCTCCAGGAAATGGAGGCCTTCTCCCAAAAATACCGCTATGACATGGACTACTTGCGCGAGTTTCTTCAGGGCTCCCCAGAAGGCTTTGAAAAATTCAGAAATTTTCAGCCCTTATCCATGCACAGGGAGTTTTTACCTATTGATGTTTTTTGGGTGAGTAAGATAGCGGCAATGCAAGTAGCTGATTGCGGCATGTGCCTGCAACTGAAT
This DNA window, taken from Microbulbifer sp. VAAF005, encodes the following:
- a CDS encoding LysR family transcriptional regulator gives rise to the protein MLNLNMDQLHIFVRSCEVGSFSAVAREVGRAQSSVSSLIQNLELDLGLTLFNREGKYPQPTDAALALLPLARQSLGQLQRFQQAANSFQRGEEPQLNILFEELVMPDRLNDMLVTFSERFPHTELQLGSVTGEEAVQQVTQGEADFAFVTSRDSYPSSLDTSNLGQQRVLSLACPEHPLAQKKQSSLNEAAQHRQITTAPESQRYRWQLSAQTWRSDSLLQALDLACKGVGWVNAPYELARPFLKSGRLVELNLTGSLNTWSLGVDLLWSKQTPQGLAAQWFARESRRLYGNFYSPPIEISDRN